The proteins below are encoded in one region of Shewanella algae:
- the coaD gene encoding pantetheine-phosphate adenylyltransferase has product MLTRAIYPGTFDPVTNGHADLIQRAAALFSHLVIGVAASPSKQPCFTLEERVAMLNEVTAHLDNVEVVGFTGLLVDFAKEQGANVLVRGLRAVSDFEYEFQLANMNRRLHPELESVFLTPAEENSFISSTLVKEVALHGGDVSQFVHPDVAKALVARVKKQGS; this is encoded by the coding sequence ATGCTCACACGCGCCATCTATCCCGGAACTTTTGATCCCGTTACCAATGGTCATGCGGATCTTATTCAACGTGCCGCGGCACTGTTTTCTCACTTGGTGATAGGCGTGGCAGCCAGTCCATCCAAGCAGCCTTGCTTCACTCTGGAAGAAAGGGTCGCCATGCTAAATGAGGTGACTGCGCACCTGGATAATGTGGAGGTGGTTGGTTTTACCGGGCTACTGGTAGATTTTGCCAAAGAACAAGGCGCCAATGTACTGGTTCGTGGGCTGCGCGCGGTTTCTGATTTCGAATATGAGTTTCAATTAGCCAATATGAATCGTCGGCTCCACCCAGAACTGGAGAGTGTCTTTTTGACTCCGGCGGAAGAAAACTCGTTTATTTCATCTACCCTGGTTAAAGAGGTCGCGCTGCATGGCGGCGATGTCAGCCAGTTTGTTCATCCGGATGTTGCCAAGGCTTTGGTTGCCCGAGTCAAAAAGCAAGGAAGTTAA
- a CDS encoding glycosyltransferase translates to MPQYQFYMLGQAHRQADENNAVMAKYQDIPNLHFVGHVEGERKNQLLKDAKLLVNTSIHEALPVSFLEALSYGTLLVSCQNPDELTSRFGIYTGKVLGDGFDKLPLFIEGIEQLLQNEAKRQTLAKEAIAYIKKVHHLDKFKQDMSKEIRALKSQSRQVQSPHATGSAWPRTVQ, encoded by the coding sequence ATGCCACAGTACCAATTCTACATGTTGGGGCAGGCACATAGACAGGCCGATGAGAACAACGCCGTGATGGCCAAGTATCAAGACATACCCAACCTGCACTTTGTCGGTCACGTTGAAGGCGAGCGTAAAAATCAGCTGCTGAAAGATGCCAAGCTGCTGGTCAATACCTCTATTCATGAAGCCTTGCCCGTGTCATTTCTCGAGGCCTTGTCATACGGAACCTTATTGGTCAGTTGTCAAAACCCGGATGAATTGACCAGTCGCTTCGGCATTTATACCGGCAAAGTTTTGGGGGATGGCTTCGACAAATTGCCGCTATTCATCGAAGGGATTGAGCAGTTGCTGCAGAATGAAGCCAAACGCCAGACTCTGGCCAAGGAAGCCATTGCCTACATCAAAAAGGTGCACCATCTGGACAAGTTCAAGCAAGATATGTCCAAAGAGATACGGGCACTTAAGTCCCAAAGCCGGCAAGTGCAAAGTCCGCATGCAACTGGCTCAGCCTGGCCTCGCACAGTACAATAA
- a CDS encoding HAD hydrolase family protein, translated as MKRLIVDLDGTLTQGDSKDYSAVSPRLDVIAKLREYQAQGFDIVISTARNMRTFEGNVGKINIHTLPVITAWLDKHQVPYDEILVGKPWCGHEGFHIDDRAIRPSEFAKLSREQIEELLADDKA; from the coding sequence ATGAAACGACTCATAGTCGACCTTGACGGCACCCTCACTCAAGGTGACAGCAAGGATTACAGCGCGGTGTCACCGCGCTTGGATGTGATAGCCAAATTGCGTGAATATCAGGCGCAGGGGTTTGACATTGTTATCTCCACCGCTCGCAATATGCGCACCTTTGAGGGGAATGTTGGCAAGATCAATATTCATACCCTGCCGGTGATCACCGCTTGGCTCGATAAGCACCAGGTTCCCTACGATGAAATTCTGGTGGGTAAGCCTTGGTGTGGTCATGAGGGTTTCCATATTGATGACCGGGCGATAAGACCATCAGAATTTGCCAAGTTGAGCCGGGAGCAGATAGAAGAGTTACTGGCGGACGACAAAGCATAG